The nucleotide sequence GGCGGCCGTGTGGCGCAGATCGTGAATTCTGCGGCCGTGCGAGATCAGCTCCCAGTCGACGGCCCGCTTGACGGCGCTCGCGTGCAACCGGTGACCAGTGGCGGTGACGAACACCAGATCGCGGGTGGTGCGTCCGGCGATCAGGTCTTTGACGGTCGGGAGGATGCGGTCCGCGAGCGGCACGAATCGGGACTTCCCGGACTTGGTTGTCTTGGCTTCGCCTCCCTCGGGTGCTGCGCGTCGAACGTAGATGCCCGGCATGGGGTCGAATACGACGTCGCTCACTCGAACCTCACGCAGCTCCGACCAGCGGAGCCCGGTCCATCCCGCGACCAGCAGGATGTCCGAGAGTCGGGCGAGGTCGCGTGTTCGCTCTGCTGCTCGAATCAGACTGACGGAGTCCCTCGATGCGAGGTGGGCGGCATCGAGGACGAAGGTCTCTAGCTCGGTCTCGCTGAAGGGGTGCATCTCGGTGGCTACCTCACTTGCTTTGGGTACTCGGGTTGGTGTGACGGGGTTGTGCTGGACCATGCGTTCTCGGACTGCCCATGCGAAGAACGAAGACAGTGACGCCCGGTAGCGCTTGACCGACTTCTCGGCGAGGCCTCGGCGGCGGAGCGCGACCAGCGCGCGGGAGACCTCGCGTTCGGTCACACTGCCGATCTGCAGGGCTGACAGCGCGGGCGGTGTTAGGCGCGGGAGCGCGGCATCTGCGGTGTACGTCTTGGGGGCGACGGTCGCCTTGCGCTCATCGAGCCACATCGGCAAGGCCTTGCGGACGGTGATCTGTCCGGCGCGGCGGTCGAACCCACCCGCGAGCGCGGCACGCTCGCGGGTGAGCCAGTCGACAGCCTCGCGGCGGGTGTCGAACATCTTTGTGCCGATGTCGACCCGACCTTGCTTCAGTCGCGCTTGCCAGCGACCGTTCGTCATCTTCCGGACGTTCACGCGGCCACCTCCTCAAGCCAGGCGAGCACGTCGCTACGGCGATAGCGGGGCGAGTCAGGAGAGAGCCAGTAGACGCGAGGTCCCTTGCCGGTTGCCCGCCAGCGGCAGAGCGTCGACGGCGTCACCTTGAGCGCTTCGGCGACCTCGCGCGATGTCCAGAGGATCGGCAGCACATCGTTCGGGTCGTTGGCTGATCCCGCGACGGCCAGGTGATCGCGGCGGCTGATCTTGCTCATCAGTGGGCCTCCTTGGCGCTCGTGTTGTGGGTTGAGGTGGGGTGAGCCGTACCAGCCGTACCAGCCGTACCAACGGCGTGTTTCGGCTGGTCAGGTGCGGATTTTGGGTGGTACGGCTTTGGTACGGCTGGTACGGCTTGGGATTTCTGGTACGGCTTTGGTACGGCTCGATTTCCCAAGCCGTACCACTCGGAATCGTGGCCTGACCTCGGAAAACAGGGTCTTGGTACGGCTGGTACGGCTGGTACGGCTTGGGGCCCTCGACGTGTCGCCGGTCGGGTGGGGTGGGTGGTCATCGACGGGCCTCCGGGTCGCAGGTCGGGTGTGTGCGGGTGCCGTCGTCGATCGCGAGAGGTTGGCGGCAGATGAGGCAGGTTGGGGCGGGTGCGCAGTAGCGGGCCCAGGCGTCGGCGAACGCGGCACGCTGGTAGCCCTTGGCTTGTCCGGTGTCGAACCGGATCGTGTCGGATCGGATGTCGAAGTCGCGCAGCAGGAAACCGAGTTTCATCGCGGTCAGACCTTGCAGCGGGTTGGAGTAGGTCGCCCACGGTGCCTCGGGGTCGTCCTTGAGCCGGTCGAGCAGGACCGAGGTGGGCAGCGCTTCGGCGTCACCGAACGCGGTACGGCAGTCGGTCAGCAGTCGGGTTTGCAGGGTGGTCTGTGCGTTGGCGTCGCGGGTCTCGGTGAGGGTGACGCAGGCTTCGCGGCCGATCTCGGGCCAGTCGCCTCCGGCAAGGTCGGCGATCGCGAGCAGAGGTTCCCAGGTGTCGGCGGCGCGGTCCTCGACCGGCATGTCCGGGGTGGCGGTGCCGAGGTGGTCATGATGCGCGACCACCCACTGGTTCAGCCGCTTTCGGAGGTTGTCCAGCGCTGGACCATCACGGCGAGTCCGGTACGGCGCGACGGACTCACCAGGCGCGCGACGACGCATCCGGATAACGACGGCGCGGTCCTCGATGGTGTCCGGCATCGCACCGATCCCAGCGAGGGCGGCCATGGCGAATGTCTGGATGCGCTCGACGCTCGAGTTAGCGGCGTTGTAGCGCAGCGCGGGCCGGTTGCGCTGGTGTCCGGCGTTGAGCAGGCCGCGTAGGTCTTCGTTCTCGCCTGCCTTGGGTCCGAAGATGGTGTCGGCCTCGTCGAGCAGGATCGTGGGCGGGTTCTTCGTCTTCATCCCGATGGAGCGGTAAACGGCGCTGGGTGAGGCGTTGACGGTGAGCAGCGGGTCATGGCAGGTCGCCTCGGCCAGGTCGAGCAGCCGCGACTTGCCGCATCGTTTCTCCGGGGCACGGATCACCAGGCGGGGCGCGTGGGCCCACACGGGTACGGCGTGGGTGGCGGCGATCCAGAGAACGACCCCGGTCATGGCGTGAGCATCGGGGAGGATGACGTACTTCCCGATCGCATCGCGAACCTCGTTGAGCAGCAGCTCTCCCGCGTTGGGCGCGAAGTCGGCCGGGGTGAGCCTTTCCTCACCCGGGCTGACCGTGACGTTCTCGGCGGTGGTGGTGTCGTCGGCCATGGGTTGTTCCTCCGGGTTGGGTTCCGAGCGGCAGCACATCGTTCGGGTCGTTGGCTGATCCCGCGACGGCCAGGTGATCGCGGCGGCTGATCTTGCCTCATCAGTGGGCCTCCTTGGCGCTCGTGTTGTGGGTTGAGGTGGGGTGAGCCGTACCAGCCGTACCAGCCGTACCAACGGCGTGTTTCGGCTGGTCAGGTGCGGATTTTGGGTGGTACGGCTTTGGTACGGCTGGTACGGCTTGGGATTTCTGGTACGGCTTTGGTACGGCTCGATTTCCCAAGCCGTACCACTCGGAATCGTGGCCTGACCTCGGAAAACAGGGTCTTGGTACGGCTGGTACGGCTGGTACGGCTTGGGGCCCTCGACGTGTCGCCGGTCGGGTGGGGTGGGTGGTCATCGACGGGCCTCCGGGTCGCAGGTCGGGTGTGTGCGGGTGCCGTCGTCGATCGCGAGAGGTTGGCGGCAGATGAGGCAGGTTGGGGCGGGTGCGCAGTAGCGGGCCCAGGCGTCGGCGAACGCGGCACGCTGGTAGCCCTTGGCTTGTCCGGTGTCGAACCGGATCGTGTCGGATCGGATGTCGAAGTCGCGCAGCAGGAAACCGAGTTTCATCGCGGTCAGACCTTGCAGCGGGTTGGAGTAGGTCGCCCACGGTGCCTCGGGGTCGTCCTTGAGCCGGTCGAGCAGGACCGAGGTGGGCAGCGCTTCGGCGTCACCGAACGCGGTACGGCAGTCGGTCAGCAGTCGGGTTTGCAGGGTGGTCTGTGCGTTGGCGTCGCGGGTCTCGGTGAGGGTGACGCAGGCTTCGCGGCCGATCTCGGGCCAGTCGCCTCCGGCAAGGTCGGCGATCGCGAGCAGAGGTTCCCAGGTGTCGGCGGCGCGGTCCTCGACCGGCATGTCCGGGGTGGCGGTGCCGAGGTGGTCATGATGCGCGACCACCCACTGGTTCAGCCGCTTTCGGAGGTTGTCCAGCGCTGGACCATCACGGCGAGTCCGGTACGGCGCGACGGACTCACCAGGCGCGCGACGACGCATCCGGATAACGACGGCGCGGTCCTCGATGGTGTCCGGCATCGCACCGATCCCAGCGAGGGCGGCCATGGCGAATGTCTGGATGCGCTCGACGCTCGAGTTAGCGGCGTTGTAGCGCAGCGCGGGCCGGTTGCGCTGGTGTCCGGCGTTGAGCAGGCCGCGTAGGTCTTCGTTCTCGCCTGCCTTGGGTCCGAAGATGGTGTCGGCCTCGTCGAGCAGGATCGTGGGCGGGTTCTTCGTCTTCATCCCGATGGAGCGGTAAACGGCGCTGGGTGAGGCGTTGACGGTGAGCAGCGGGTCATGGCAGGTCGCCTCGGCCAGGTCGAGCAGCCGCGACTTGCCGCATCGTTTCTCCGGGGCACGGATCACCAGGCGGGGCGCGTGGGCCCACACGGGTACGGCGTGGGTGGCGGCGATCCAGAGAACGACCCCGGTCATGGCGTGAGCATCGGGGAGGATGACGTACTTCCCGATCGCATCGCGAACCTCGTTGAGCAGCAGCTCTCCCGCGTTGGGCGCGAAGTCGGCCGGGGTGAGCCTTTCCTCACCCGGGCTGACCGTGACGTTCTCGGCGGTGGTGGTGTCGTCGGCCATGGGTTGTTCCTCCGGGTTGGGTTCCGAGTTGGGCGTTGTCTGGTCGTCTCGTTGGTCGAAGGCGTGGGTCATGCGGCGCTCCGGGTCGCGGCGCGGCGGAAGCCGGACAGGATCGTGTTCTCGGCCTCGTAGGCGGTGTAGGCGCGAGCGGCGATGTGCCCAGCGGCAGCGACCAACAGCCGGTCGAGCGCGGAGTGTTCGGTGATCAGGTCGCGTGCAACCAACTTTCCGACTGTGGCGGCCGCGACGAAGAGCGCGGCGTTTCGGCCGCCCTTGGTCGCGTCCAGCAGACCCGCGACGCCGTTTGCGTGGTCGCCGTTGATCGCGATGTCGAAGACGCGGTTTACGTACGCGTCCGGGTCGCGCAGTGGCTCGCCGGACCCGATCGGCTGTAGTGGTCGGGCCTGTGTCCTAGAACCGTCCTGAGAGCGGTTCTGTGACGTGCGGGTGGCGGGTCGGCGGTCGTGGGTGAGGAGGTCGAGCAGGAACATCGGGAGCGGTGCGGCCGGGCGGTCGTCGATGATGTCGTACGCGCTAGCTCCGATGCTGGTTGGCGGTGCGGCGACGTATCCGCCGTGGGCGCGGGTGTCGATCAACCAGCCGATCTTTCCGGCTGTGTTGCCGTAGGCCACATCGGCCGGCGCAGCGTAGTAGAGGTGGGTTCCTCCGGAGACGGTGCGCACGGTGTAGGTCGGGGTGATGGTGCCGCCGTGGACTCCGGCGAGGTGGTCGAGCACGTCGGCGCCAGTGGTGATCTCGAACGACTTCCACGGTTCGGGGATCTCGGTTCCGGGCTTGTGGGTGTCGAGGTCGACCACGACCAGGCGGGAGGGCCCACAGGCGATCCCGACTCCGTAGGCGGGGTTGCTGGACCATGCTTTGGTGATCTTGTCGGCGCGGATGGTGGCGCGTTGCTCCCACCCGGCGTGAGTGGTGCGGCACCCCGGGGCGGTGCCATCGCAGTCGGTGGCACGGTGGTTCGGCGTAGCGGGCCGCTTGGAGCCGGGCAGCAGGGGGAAGACTCGCCAGCCACGGGCGGCGTAGTCCAGAGCGGTCGTGAGGCTGTCGGTCAGGGTGTCAGGCTGCTGCTGCATCATCGATCTGTCCTTCCTCGGATTCGTGCTGGTCGTGGTGCTGGTCTGGTTCGTGGCGGTCGGGTCGGGCGAGGGCGACCATGAAGCCCTTCAAGGTCGGTCGCGGGTGCTCGGCGGCGTACTCGGCGAGTTCGGTCGGATAGCCCAGGGATTCGGCCTCAGCGGCGAGGAACCAGGCGTGCGAGGCGTTGTGAAACTCGCTGGTGATCAGGTCGCGCCACCAGTGGCGGCGACGCTGCACATAGCGGCGGCGCGGACGGCGGGGAGGGCGGCTCATCAGGCACCCGCAGCCCTGCTATTGGTCCAGCGGTAGACGGTCCGGTCGGAGACGTCGAGCAGCCCGGCGACCTCGGGCACGGGCAGCCCGTACGCGCGCAGCTCGACCGCAGCGCACGCGGCGTGGACCTGGTCGCCGTCCTCGTCGTTCAGCGGCTCATCGCAGATGGCGCACTGGTCGATGTGGTCCTCGTTGTGGTGCGCGTCGTCGTGGGTGTCAGGGATGACAGTCAGGGTCGGCGCGACACTGACAGCCGGGGTGACAGCGGAGCCGGGAGCAGTGATCTCGTGAGGGTGGTTGTCAGGGTCGGTGTCACCCGCGGTGTCAGCCCTGGTGTCAGGGGTTGTGTCAGGGGTGAGGGTCGCCTGACGGCCGATCAGCTTGCCGTAGGCGATCGCCCCGGCCGCGTGCTTCTCGGCGGACCTGGTCAGCCGGGACGCGGCGCGGTTCTCGGCGCGCTCGACGGTCACCTTGATCTCGGCCAGAGCACGGGTACGTGCGGCCAGCCGCGCCGACTCGCCGTAGCCGGTGATGGTCTCCATGTGGGCGGCGTGACGAGCCTCGATCACGGCCAGGGCTCGCTGGTCGCGGATCTCTGCCGTGCGGGACCGGATGATCGCGGCAGTCTCCGGGGAGACGGTGACCTGGTCGCGGATCCCGTCAGCGACCAGCAGCAGCGCAGCCAGCGCCGGAATCGCCGACCAAGGGCCCATGTGCCCGACAGCAGCGAGCAGGACCGTCGAGGCGGCCACAGCAACCGCCGTGGCGGCACCGAAGCCGTAGGCGGCGGCTCGCTGTCCGGACTTGTAGGCACCGATCGTGGTGTGACCCAGCGCAGCCCACACCACATCAGCGGCGAGAGCGACGGCTACACCGACAGCGGGCGCGGCAGAACCTGCGGCGGGGATCATCGCGGCGACCTGCGGCGCGATGGTCACAGCGACCTGGACGAAGCCAACGAAGGTCATTCCGTAGCCGACACCAGCGAGGCCAGAGGGCCGTTTCTTGGTGGTGGTGGTGTGCGCGTTCATGGCGGTGAGTTCTCCTGTTTCGGACTGTTTCGGGCATGGGTGAGGTAGGGACTTGGGCCAGCGAGACGTTTCTGGAGGGTTTCTCCGCTACCGGGTGGAGGTGTTGGGCGAGGTGGGTAGCGGTAGCGGGCGGGAGGAGGGGTCGGATCGGCCCGGATCCAGGGTTCGAACGGGTGCGCGAAGTGGAGGGCTACTCCGCTACGTCGCTGGTCAGGTAGCAGTTTCGGTAGTAGCAGGGGTGCTACGGGTAGCAGCCGCTACGGCTACCGATTCCGGGGTTCAGACGGGTGCAAGGACACCTCCGATCGGGTTGTCGGGGTCGTCGGTGTCGGTGTGGCCGAGTGTGTCGGTCAGG is from Nocardioides panzhihuensis and encodes:
- a CDS encoding site-specific integrase, giving the protein MNVRKMTNGRWQARLKQGRVDIGTKMFDTRREAVDWLTRERAALAGGFDRRAGQITVRKALPMWLDERKATVAPKTYTADAALPRLTPPALSALQIGSVTEREVSRALVALRRRGLAEKSVKRYRASLSSFFAWAVRERMVQHNPVTPTRVPKASEVATEMHPFSETELETFVLDAAHLASRDSVSLIRAAERTRDLARLSDILLVAGWTGLRWSELREVRVSDVVFDPMPGIYVRRAAPEGGEAKTTKSGKSRFVPLADRILPTVKDLIAGRTTRDLVFVTATGHRLHASAVKRAVDWELISHGRRIHDLRHTAACLWLAKGVPATTVQAWMGHASIATTNIYLHHLGTVADEAGLARLNGSGGIRGESAE
- a CDS encoding helix-turn-helix transcriptional regulator — its product is MSKISRRDHLAVAGSANDPNDVLPILWTSREVAEALKVTPSTLCRWRATGKGPRVYWLSPDSPRYRRSDVLAWLEEVAA
- a CDS encoding DUF3631 domain-containing protein, with translation MADDTTTAENVTVSPGEERLTPADFAPNAGELLLNEVRDAIGKYVILPDAHAMTGVVLWIAATHAVPVWAHAPRLVIRAPEKRCGKSRLLDLAEATCHDPLLTVNASPSAVYRSIGMKTKNPPTILLDEADTIFGPKAGENEDLRGLLNAGHQRNRPALRYNAANSSVERIQTFAMAALAGIGAMPDTIEDRAVVIRMRRRAPGESVAPYRTRRDGPALDNLRKRLNQWVVAHHDHLGTATPDMPVEDRAADTWEPLLAIADLAGGDWPEIGREACVTLTETRDANAQTTLQTRLLTDCRTAFGDAEALPTSVLLDRLKDDPEAPWATYSNPLQGLTAMKLGFLLRDFDIRSDTIRFDTGQAKGYQRAAFADAWARYCAPAPTCLICRQPLAIDDGTRTHPTCDPEARR
- a CDS encoding DUF3631 domain-containing protein; amino-acid sequence: MTHAFDQRDDQTTPNSEPNPEEQPMADDTTTAENVTVSPGEERLTPADFAPNAGELLLNEVRDAIGKYVILPDAHAMTGVVLWIAATHAVPVWAHAPRLVIRAPEKRCGKSRLLDLAEATCHDPLLTVNASPSAVYRSIGMKTKNPPTILLDEADTIFGPKAGENEDLRGLLNAGHQRNRPALRYNAANSSVERIQTFAMAALAGIGAMPDTIEDRAVVIRMRRRAPGESVAPYRTRRDGPALDNLRKRLNQWVVAHHDHLGTATPDMPVEDRAADTWEPLLAIADLAGGDWPEIGREACVTLTETRDANAQTTLQTRLLTDCRTAFGDAEALPTSVLLDRLKDDPEAPWATYSNPLQGLTAMKLGFLLRDFDIRSDTIRFDTGQAKGYQRAAFADAWARYCAPAPTCLICRQPLAIDDGTRTHPTCDPEARR
- a CDS encoding bifunctional DNA primase/polymerase; translation: MMQQQPDTLTDSLTTALDYAARGWRVFPLLPGSKRPATPNHRATDCDGTAPGCRTTHAGWEQRATIRADKITKAWSSNPAYGVGIACGPSRLVVVDLDTHKPGTEIPEPWKSFEITTGADVLDHLAGVHGGTITPTYTVRTVSGGTHLYYAAPADVAYGNTAGKIGWLIDTRAHGGYVAAPPTSIGASAYDIIDDRPAAPLPMFLLDLLTHDRRPATRTSQNRSQDGSRTQARPLQPIGSGEPLRDPDAYVNRVFDIAINGDHANGVAGLLDATKGGRNAALFVAAATVGKLVARDLITEHSALDRLLVAAAGHIAARAYTAYEAENTILSGFRRAATRSAA
- a CDS encoding helix-turn-helix domain-containing protein — its product is MNAHTTTTKKRPSGLAGVGYGMTFVGFVQVAVTIAPQVAAMIPAAGSAAPAVGVAVALAADVVWAALGHTTIGAYKSGQRAAAYGFGAATAVAVAASTVLLAAVGHMGPWSAIPALAALLLVADGIRDQVTVSPETAAIIRSRTAEIRDQRALAVIEARHAAHMETITGYGESARLAARTRALAEIKVTVERAENRAASRLTRSAEKHAAGAIAYGKLIGRQATLTPDTTPDTRADTAGDTDPDNHPHEITAPGSAVTPAVSVAPTLTVIPDTHDDAHHNEDHIDQCAICDEPLNDEDGDQVHAACAAVELRAYGLPVPEVAGLLDVSDRTVYRWTNSRAAGA